Below is a window of Leucobacter sp. Psy1 DNA.
GCGAGGGGGGAAGGCATGTCCGCGGAAGTGAGCGCCAGTCTCTGGGAGGCGCCAGTCCTGACGCCCGGAGCACGTCGTATTCTCGAGGTCGCTTCGGAGCTCTTCTACCGGCGGGGGATCCACGCGGTGGGTGTCGACACGATCGCGGCAGAGTCAGGCGTGACGAAGCGCACGCTCTATGATCGTTTCGGCTCCAAGGACCATCTCGTCGCGGAGTATCTCGCCGCCAGGCACCGGCGGTGGTGGGAGCATCTCGAAGAGCTCATCGCCGAGGCGCGGGCTCCCCGTGTGCTCGCGGTGTTCGATGCGTATGCGGACGAGCTGCTGCCGGCGGATCGCGGGTGCGCCTTCCTGAATGCGGCGGCCGAACTCCCGGCTGAGCACCCCGCGTATCGCCTCGTGCAGGAGCACAAGCTGGCGGTGCGGAAGCGTGTCGAAGAGCTCCTCGTGGAGGACCTTCCCGACGCCGAAGGGGCGGCCGAGACCGCCGACCACCTGATGCTCCTGCTCGAGGGTGCGGTTGCGCACCGGGGAATCGACGGCTCGCGCCGACTCGCTCGGCGAGCCCGCCGGATCGCGGCAGAACTCGTCAGCGGCGACGGTATTCGGCGAGTGTGACGCCTGAGTCGAACGTCTGGGTGCCCGTGCATTCCCAGGCTCGTGGAGCGAAATCCCGTGCGGCGAACAGCGGGATCCCAACGCCGAAGGTCACGGGGTTGATCTTCAGTGCGAGGTGGTCGATCTCGTCGGCCAGCGCGGCCGCGAGTCGGCCGCCGCCGCAGAGCCATATTCCCATTCCGGCCTCTCGTTTCAGTGCACGTACCGTCTCGACCGGGTCCGCGGCGGTGAACTCGACCTGGTCGCTGCCTGCGGGCCCCGCGTGGTCTCGTGTGAACACGATCTGGCGCAGGTGCGTGTATGGGTTCGGAATGTGGTGCTCGGGGAGTCCGACCGCATAGGTGTTCCATCCCATCAGGACAGTGTCGAATGGGCCATCGGCGACGTCGAGTCCTGCGGCGTCGGCGAGTGCGGTGGGCGCCGTTCCGCGGTAGCGCGACCAGATGGGTCCCATGTGGTCTCCCTCCGCGAGGAATGAATCGAACTCACCGGAGGGACCGGCGATGTAGCCGTCGAGGCTGACGGCGACGTAGTAGGTCAGGGTGCGCATGTGAACTCCAATCACAACAGGTGAAGTGGTGTGAAGACTACAACACCTGCAGTGGTTGCGCTAGGGTGAGGGTGTGGCGAAGAACGATGCGCGGAGAGCGGTGCTGGGTGATGCTGGAATCGCGCTACTCGCCCACTCGGGAGCGAGGGGGCTGACGCATCGCGCGGTCGACCGCGAGGCAGGGGTTCCTCTCGGGACGGCGTCGAACTACTTCAGGAGCCGTGATGCGCTGAT
It encodes the following:
- a CDS encoding TetR/AcrR family transcriptional regulator; translated protein: MSAEVSASLWEAPVLTPGARRILEVASELFYRRGIHAVGVDTIAAESGVTKRTLYDRFGSKDHLVAEYLAARHRRWWEHLEELIAEARAPRVLAVFDAYADELLPADRGCAFLNAAAELPAEHPAYRLVQEHKLAVRKRVEELLVEDLPDAEGAAETADHLMLLLEGAVAHRGIDGSRRLARRARRIAAELVSGDGIRRV
- a CDS encoding dihydrofolate reductase family protein, coding for MRTLTYYVAVSLDGYIAGPSGEFDSFLAEGDHMGPIWSRYRGTAPTALADAAGLDVADGPFDTVLMGWNTYAVGLPEHHIPNPYTHLRQIVFTRDHAGPAGSDQVEFTAADPVETVRALKREAGMGIWLCGGGRLAAALADEIDHLALKINPVTFGVGIPLFAARDFAPRAWECTGTQTFDSGVTLAEYRRR